In a genomic window of Zonotrichia albicollis isolate bZonAlb1 chromosome 7, bZonAlb1.hap1, whole genome shotgun sequence:
- the SLC25A28 gene encoding mitoferrin-2 isoform X1, producing the protein MGALQGRVPAGGGQWAPGRGGPAQGAAGAGRGGGGGGGAMELGAGAGAGAGPGARGGAESGRVLLLLMGGGGGAGRARRGGAETEVAPGTGPGPGGPEPRSPPAPDYEALPQGAAVSTHMLAGAVAGVMEHCVMYPIDCVKTRMQSLQPEPAARYRNVLEALWRIARTEGVWRPMRGLNITATGAGPAHALYFACYEKLKKTLSDVIHAGGNSHVANGAAGCVATLLHDAAMNPAEVVKQRMQMYNSPYQHVMDCVRAVWRNEGAGAFYRSYTTQLTMNIPFQAIHFMTYEFLQEQLNPHRQYNPGSHVVSGACAGAVAAAATTPLDVCKTLLNTQESLALSSNISGHITGMANAFRTVYQVGGVPAYFRGVQARVIFQMPSTAIAWSVYEFFKYILTKRQEERRAGK; encoded by the exons ATGGGCGCGCTTCAGGGGCGGGTGCCGGCCGGCGGCGGCCAATGGGCGCCGGGGAGGGGCGGGCCGGCACAgggcgcggcgggcgcgggccggggcggcggcggcggcggcggcgcgatGGAGCTGGGGGCGGGAGCGGGGGCGGGCGCGGGCCCCGGCGCGCGGGGCGGCGCGGAATCGGGCCgcgtcctgctgctgctgatgggcggcggcggcggcgcgggccgGGCTCGGCGGGGCGGCGCGGAGACGGAGGTGGCGCCGGGTACCGGTCCCGGCCCGGGGGGCCCCGAGCCGcgctccccgcccgcccccgACTACGAGGCGCTACCGCAGGGAGCCGCCGTGTCTACGCACATGCTGGCGGGCGCCGTGGCCGGCGTCATGGAGCACTGCGTGATGTACCCCATCGACTGCGTCAAG ACGCGGATGCAGAGCCTGCAGCCGGAGCCCGCCGCTCGCTACCGGAACGTGCTGGAGGCCCTGTGGCGCATCGCCCGCACCGAGGGCGTCTGGCGGCCCATGCGCGGCCTGAACATCACGGCCACCGGCGCCGGGCCGGCGCACGCCCTCTACTTCGCCTGCTACGAAAAGTTAAAAAAGACGCTGAGCGACGTTATCCACGCGGGGGGCAATAGCCATGTGGCCAACG GTGCAGCCGGGTGTGTAGCAACGTTGCTCCACGATGCAGCCATGAACCCTGCTGAAG TGGtgaagcagaggatgcagatGTACAACTCGCCTTACCAGCACGTGATGGACTGTGTGCGGGCTGTGTGGCGCAACGAAGGGGCCGGGGCTTTCTACCGCAGCTACACCACCCAGCTCACCATGAACATCCCCTTCCAAGCCATTCACTTCATGACCTATGAGTTCCTGCAAGAGCAGCTGAACCCCCACAGACAGTACAACCCGGGCTCCCACGTGGTCTCTGGGGCCTGCGCGGGGGCCGTCGCTGCTGCCGCCACGACGCCTTTGGACGTTTGCAAAACGCTGCTCAACACCCAGGAGTCCCTGGCCTTGAGCTCCAACATCAGCGGACACATCACAGGCATGGCCAATGCCTTCAGGACGGTGTACCAGGTGGGCGGTGTGCCCGCCTACTTCAGAGGGGTCCAGGCCAGAGTCATCTTTCAGATGCCCTCCACGGCGATTGCCTGGTCCGTGTACGAGTTCTTCAAATACATCCTCACCAAGCGCCAGGAGGAGCGTCGGGCTGGCAAGTGA
- the SLC25A28 gene encoding mitoferrin-2 isoform X2: MGALQGRVPAGGGQWAPGRGGPAQGAAGAGRGGGGGGGAMELGAGAGAGAGPGARGGAESGRVLLLLMGGGGGAGRARRGGAETEVAPGTGPGPGGPEPRSPPAPDYEALPQGAAVSTHMLAGAVAGVMEHCVMYPIDCVKTRMQSLQPEPAARYRNVLEALWRIARTEGVWRPMRGLNITATGAGPAHALYFACYEKLKKTLSDVIHAGGNSHVANAMSQPHGAGHGDAPRLQSCRQVAGLKRVGGPGSGGCWWTGAACRQAGTGCGPVGRQCQSSPQERHVVSEPVSPWCPLPVSRTRHSRGSMGLRGEQGTFCPWQACSKCQRDVGTLTMGCQLVALACPPKSGHRLVPVTPWDMAACHYLPPLFLYLSLGGNP, translated from the exons ATGGGCGCGCTTCAGGGGCGGGTGCCGGCCGGCGGCGGCCAATGGGCGCCGGGGAGGGGCGGGCCGGCACAgggcgcggcgggcgcgggccggggcggcggcggcggcggcggcgcgatGGAGCTGGGGGCGGGAGCGGGGGCGGGCGCGGGCCCCGGCGCGCGGGGCGGCGCGGAATCGGGCCgcgtcctgctgctgctgatgggcggcggcggcggcgcgggccgGGCTCGGCGGGGCGGCGCGGAGACGGAGGTGGCGCCGGGTACCGGTCCCGGCCCGGGGGGCCCCGAGCCGcgctccccgcccgcccccgACTACGAGGCGCTACCGCAGGGAGCCGCCGTGTCTACGCACATGCTGGCGGGCGCCGTGGCCGGCGTCATGGAGCACTGCGTGATGTACCCCATCGACTGCGTCAAG ACGCGGATGCAGAGCCTGCAGCCGGAGCCCGCCGCTCGCTACCGGAACGTGCTGGAGGCCCTGTGGCGCATCGCCCGCACCGAGGGCGTCTGGCGGCCCATGCGCGGCCTGAACATCACGGCCACCGGCGCCGGGCCGGCGCACGCCCTCTACTTCGCCTGCTACGAAAAGTTAAAAAAGACGCTGAGCGACGTTATCCACGCGGGGGGCAATAGCCATGTGGCCAACG CCATGAGCCAGCCGCACGGTGCCGGGCACGGGGACGCGCCGCGCCTGCAGAGCTGCCGCCAGGTAGCTGGCCTGAAGCGGGTCGGTGGCCCTGGCTCGGGAGGATGCTGGTGGACgggagctgcctgcagacaAGCTGGGACTGGCTGTGGCCCCGTGGGTCGGCAGTGCCAGAGCTCGCCCCAGGAGCGCCATGTGGTTTCGGAGCCCGTCTCGCCATGGTGCCCGTTGCCCGTCTCCAGGACCCGCCACAGTAGGGGGAGCATGGGGctgaggggagagcagggcaCGTTCTGCCCTTGGCAGGCGTGCAGCAAGTGCCAGCGGGACGTGGGGACACTCACCATGGGCTGCCAGCTGGTGGCATTGGCCTGTCCCCCGAAGAGTGGGCACAGATTAGTCCCGGTGACCCCATGGGACATGGCAGCCTGCCACTACCTTCCCCCTCTCTTCCTGTATCTCAGTCTGGGTGGGAACCCCTGA
- the NKX2-3 gene encoding homeobox protein Nkx-2.3: MMLPSPVTSTPFSVKDILNLEQQQDPHYGAQLPHHLEHHFHPAACLLAAADGARFSDGEEEEEEEKLSYLSPMAAPGSQADARISADNYVHAVLRSSCEAPGPGEELDPAVRDPKSCVLKKPLDAAEKAEETERPKQRSRRKPRVLFSQAQVFELERRFKQQRYLSAPEREHLASSLKLTSTQVKIWFQNRRYKCKRQRQDKSLELGGPAAPPPPRRVAVPVLVRDGKPCLGGSQGYSSAYNGPYSYNGFPAYGYGNAASYNPGYGCTYPAGTGGASMQAACSPAAAASPFVNVGGLGGFSGGGQPLHQPAAGPSCGQGALQGIRAW; encoded by the exons ATGATGTTACCGAGCCCCGTCACCTCCACACCCTTCTCTGTCAAAGACATCCTcaacctggagcagcagcaggacccgcACTATGGGGCCCAGCTCCCGCATCACCTGGAGCACCACTTCCACCCCGCTGCCTGCCTGCTGGCGGCCGCCGACGGCGCCCGCTTCTCCGACGgcgaggaggaagaggaggaggaaaagctctCCTACCTGAGCCCCATGGCAGCGCCCGGCAGCCAGGCGGACGCGCGGATCTCCGCCGACAACTACGTTCACGCCGTGCTGCGCAGCTCCTGCGAGGCTCCCGGGCCGGGAGAAGAGCTGGACCCGGCGGTCCGAGACCCAA AGAGCTGCGTCCTGAAGAAGCCGCTGGACGCAGCGGAGAAGGCGGAGGAGACGGAGAGGCCGAAGCAGCGGAGCCGGAGGAAGCCGCGCGTACTCTTCTCCCAGGCACAAGTCTTCGAGCTGGAGCGCCGGTTCAAGCAGCAGCGTTACCTGTCGGCGCCCGAGCGGGAGCACCTGGCCAGCAGCCTCAAGCTCACCTCCACGCAGGTGAAGATCTGGTTCCAGAACCGGCGCTACAAGTGCAAGCGGCAGCGGCAGGACAAGTCGCTGGAGCTGggcggccccgcggccccgccgccgccgcgcagGGTGGCCGTGCCCGTGCTGGTCCGTGACGGCAAGCCGTGCCTCGGCGGGTCGCAGGGCTACAGCTCGGCGTACAACGGGCCCTACTCCTACAATGGCTTCCCCGCCTACGGCTACGGCAACGCAGCCTCCTACAACCCCGGCTACGGCTGCACCTACCCGGCGGGCACCGGCGGCGCGTCCATGCAAGCCGCCTGCAGCCCGGCGGCGGCCGCCAGCCCCTTCGTGAACGTGGGCGGCCTCGGCGGTTTCAGCGGCGGCGGCCAGCCGCTGCACCAGCCGGCGGCGGGGCCTTCCTGCGGCCAGGGCGCACTGCAGGGCATTCGGGCCTGGTAG